A single region of the Pseudorhodoplanes sp. genome encodes:
- a CDS encoding glycosyltransferase: protein MRDHPHIGATSRQYAGPQTSSANAERPLFSPRWPQRERQARRKLISCPEIDCVRHLIGPGDIAAAELRAIEIGTGADRVLVAQGAISDERYTRELAFSLGTGYDRLLNIPRNACLASDLNLIESVKTGVLHLETGQGRVMVIAPRDIIARQLVKVLRQNPDLRENVWLTTSRHLFEFVSRHAAAALARKAIVELRTTRPESSARLSRSDLTCLPVIVGLAAVVAFMTGPAVIALAVAIALALVFFGWTALRFASMLIPAFQSRRPNAIADSELPVYSIIIALYHEAATVEGLVEALKAFDYPEEKLDIIFVVEPDDSETRLALAKLKLDPVFTIITAPKDGPRTKPKALNAALPFARGSYVAVFDAEDRPDADQLKKALQAFLDGGPKLACVQARLTIDNFDQNWFTGLFAAEYAGLFDVFLPGIATWRLPLPLGGSSNHFRMSILREAGAWDPYNVTEDADLGMRLARFGFHTAVINSTTYEEAPSRLMPWLMQRTRWFKGWMQTWLVHMRHPLRLWRDLGPSGFLAFHLIIGGALLTAMAHGVFVVALGWQVAMGWLWVDKSSATEFLFVGFHWTTLIAGYAVSGTLGLLGLARRRMMSCASSLWLMPLYWLLLSLAAWRALFDLILEPYTWDKTEHALTRHVAQ from the coding sequence GTGAGGGATCATCCTCACATTGGGGCGACTTCGCGCCAGTATGCCGGGCCGCAGACTTCGTCTGCGAATGCCGAGAGGCCGCTCTTTTCGCCGCGCTGGCCGCAACGCGAACGGCAAGCTCGCCGGAAGCTCATATCCTGCCCGGAAATTGATTGCGTCCGCCATCTGATTGGGCCGGGCGATATCGCCGCCGCAGAATTGCGCGCCATTGAGATCGGCACCGGCGCCGACCGCGTCTTGGTCGCGCAAGGCGCGATATCGGACGAGCGATATACGAGGGAGTTGGCGTTCTCGCTGGGCACCGGATACGACCGTCTTCTGAACATTCCACGCAATGCCTGCCTCGCCAGCGATCTCAACCTGATTGAATCGGTCAAGACCGGCGTCCTGCATCTGGAGACGGGGCAAGGCCGTGTGATGGTGATCGCACCCCGCGACATTATCGCTCGCCAACTGGTCAAGGTGTTACGGCAAAATCCGGACCTGCGTGAGAATGTTTGGCTGACCACATCTCGACACTTGTTCGAGTTTGTCAGCAGACATGCGGCCGCAGCGCTTGCTCGAAAGGCAATCGTCGAACTGAGAACGACACGACCGGAATCTTCCGCAAGACTGTCCCGTTCCGATCTGACATGTCTGCCTGTCATCGTCGGCCTTGCTGCTGTTGTCGCATTCATGACTGGACCGGCAGTGATCGCGCTCGCTGTCGCTATTGCGCTTGCCTTGGTGTTCTTCGGTTGGACGGCTCTACGCTTCGCAAGCATGCTGATCCCGGCATTCCAGTCGAGAAGACCGAATGCAATCGCGGACAGCGAATTGCCGGTCTATTCCATCATCATCGCCCTGTATCATGAAGCGGCGACCGTCGAAGGATTGGTCGAGGCGCTCAAGGCATTCGATTATCCTGAAGAAAAGCTCGATATCATTTTCGTCGTCGAGCCGGACGATTCCGAAACGCGATTGGCGCTTGCCAAACTCAAGCTCGATCCAGTTTTCACGATCATAACGGCACCGAAGGACGGTCCGCGTACAAAGCCAAAAGCGCTCAATGCCGCCCTGCCCTTTGCGCGCGGCAGTTACGTGGCCGTATTCGACGCCGAAGACAGGCCGGATGCAGATCAACTAAAAAAGGCGCTGCAGGCCTTCCTCGACGGCGGTCCCAAACTGGCTTGCGTGCAAGCGCGGCTGACCATCGATAATTTCGATCAAAACTGGTTTACAGGCTTGTTCGCCGCCGAATATGCTGGCCTGTTTGACGTGTTTCTGCCCGGCATCGCAACCTGGCGATTGCCCTTACCGCTTGGCGGCTCGTCCAATCACTTTCGGATGTCGATTCTTCGTGAGGCGGGCGCTTGGGACCCGTACAACGTGACGGAAGATGCCGATCTGGGAATGCGGCTGGCGCGCTTTGGATTTCATACAGCCGTGATCAACTCCACGACCTATGAGGAGGCACCTTCCCGCCTCATGCCATGGCTCATGCAACGGACGCGATGGTTCAAGGGTTGGATGCAGACATGGCTGGTTCACATGCGACATCCGCTGCGGTTGTGGCGGGATCTCGGACCATCGGGCTTTCTCGCGTTTCACTTGATCATTGGTGGAGCGCTTTTGACGGCCATGGCGCACGGCGTGTTCGTCGTCGCTTTGGGATGGCAAGTCGCCATGGGCTGGCTGTGGGTGGACAAATCAAGCGCGACGGAATTTCTTTTTGTAGGTTTTCATTGGACAACACTCATCGCAGGCTATGCAGTCTCGGGTACACTCGGCCTCCTCGGACTCGCACGCCGGCGCATGATGTCATGCGCGAGCTCGCTCTGGTTGATGCCGCTTTACTGGCTGTTGTTGTCGCTTGCCGCCTGGAGGGCTTTGTTCGATTTGATCCTTGAACCCTATACGTGGGACAAGACCGAACACGCTCTCACAAGACACGTCGCACAGTAA
- a CDS encoding SCO family protein: protein MTSRTSHVLLVLTAFVAGLVIFSAAIFFVAGKGPAVQAPAPSAVGGPFRLVDHNGQTVTDTDMKGKPFLVFFGFTHCPDICPTTLFEVSEILGKLGGDAERVNALFVTVDPERDTADKLKDYLSSFHPRLRGLTGTSEAIAAMEKAYRVYSKKVPLDGGGYTMDHTALVYLMNKDGRFVAPFNMKRKPEEAAADLRKYL, encoded by the coding sequence ATGACCTCCCGTACATCCCATGTTCTACTTGTTCTGACCGCCTTTGTGGCGGGCCTTGTCATATTTTCGGCCGCCATCTTTTTCGTTGCCGGCAAGGGTCCGGCGGTTCAGGCGCCCGCGCCGTCCGCAGTCGGCGGCCCTTTCCGCCTGGTCGATCACAATGGGCAAACCGTCACGGACACGGATATGAAGGGCAAGCCCTTCCTCGTATTCTTCGGGTTCACGCATTGTCCGGATATCTGCCCGACGACGTTGTTCGAAGTGTCCGAGATACTGGGCAAGCTTGGCGGCGATGCGGAGCGGGTGAATGCACTATTCGTGACCGTCGACCCGGAACGGGACACGGCAGACAAGCTGAAGGATTACTTGTCGAGTTTCCATCCGCGCTTGCGTGGACTGACAGGGACCAGCGAGGCTATCGCGGCCATGGAAAAAGCGTACCGGGTCTATTCCAAGAAGGTGCCGCTGGATGGCGGCGGCTATACGATGGATCACACCGCTTTGGTCTATCTGATGAACAAGGATGGCCGCTTCGTCGCTCCCTTCAACATGAAGCGCAAGCCGGAAGAGGCCGCTGCGGATCTACGCAAGTATCTTTAG
- a CDS encoding 2'-deoxycytidine 5'-triphosphate deaminase has translation MPLDFSSGADGILPDHMVAALAGAGGIQSSAPFADDQIQPASLDLRLGKTAYRVRASFLPGPQAKVEDRIAQLKLHEIDLREGAVLETGCVYIVPLQESLNLPAGISASANPKSSTGRLDVFTRVIADHARGFDRVEAGYHGPLYAEISPRTFPVLVRQGSRLSQIRFRHGQPLLNAADLRDLHARERLVDRDDADVSEGVAVGVDLSGLGPDRLIGYRAKRHTGLIDVDRRNGYDVLDFWEPMAVRPDRSLILDPDEFYILASKEAVQVPPDYASEMVPFDPLVGEFRVHYAGFFDPGFGYAGAGGRGSRAVLEVRSREVPFILEHGQIVGRLVYETMMARPAKLYGQGIGSNYQAQGLKLSKHFRA, from the coding sequence TTGCCCCTCGATTTCTCCTCCGGTGCCGACGGTATTTTGCCAGACCATATGGTCGCTGCGCTCGCAGGCGCGGGCGGCATCCAGTCTTCAGCGCCCTTCGCCGACGACCAAATCCAGCCAGCCAGCCTTGATTTGCGGCTGGGCAAGACAGCTTACCGTGTTCGCGCCAGCTTCCTGCCGGGCCCGCAGGCGAAGGTCGAGGATCGCATCGCGCAACTCAAGCTGCACGAAATCGATTTGCGCGAGGGCGCCGTGCTTGAAACGGGATGTGTCTATATCGTGCCGTTGCAGGAAAGCCTGAATTTGCCTGCGGGGATTTCCGCGTCGGCCAATCCAAAAAGCTCCACTGGGCGGCTTGATGTCTTCACGCGTGTCATCGCGGATCACGCGCGCGGGTTCGATCGTGTCGAGGCTGGCTATCATGGTCCGCTCTATGCGGAGATCAGCCCGCGCACCTTTCCCGTTCTGGTGCGGCAAGGGTCGCGCCTCTCGCAGATACGTTTTCGGCATGGGCAGCCGCTGCTCAACGCGGCTGATTTACGCGATTTGCATGCGCGAGAAAGGCTGGTCGACCGGGACGACGCGGACGTCAGCGAGGGCGTGGCGGTCGGGGTCGATCTATCCGGCCTCGGCCCAGACCGGCTGATTGGCTATCGTGCCAAGCGCCATACCGGATTAATCGACGTCGACCGCCGCAATGGATACGACGTGCTGGATTTCTGGGAACCGATGGCGGTCAGACCCGATCGCAGTCTGATCCTCGATCCGGACGAGTTTTACATCCTGGCATCAAAGGAGGCGGTGCAAGTCCCTCCCGACTATGCATCCGAGATGGTGCCCTTTGATCCTTTGGTTGGTGAATTCCGTGTTCATTATGCTGGATTTTTCGATCCTGGCTTTGGTTATGCTGGCGCCGGGGGGCGCGGGTCGCGCGCTGTGCTCGAGGTGCGATCGCGTGAAGTACCTTTCATCCTGGAACATGGCCAGATCGTTGGCCGACTCGTTTATGAGACCATGATGGCGCGCCCAGCAAAGCTCTATGGTCAGGGGATCGGTTCGAACTACCAAGCGCAGGGGCTCAAGCTTTCCAAGCATTTCCGGGCCTGA
- a CDS encoding SGNH/GDSL hydrolase family protein: MHSLRFFHLIFMAGIAWAAAAMAGPASAEEAGKSVRPQFECNAPQDVTRLAHPLPRTGKRLAAGEALKIVAIGSSSTAGAGASSDANTYPSRLATELRGMFPRQSIVVVNRGVNGDEARGMLGRFEKEVIAENPDLVLWQVGTNSVLRDDPIAPAGRLIYEGLNRLKAAGTDVILIDPQFAPMVLAKADVATMVDLLAHAAKSQNVDLFRRFAVMRHWRQVSRIPFEVFISEDELHMNDWSYGCIAKLLASAIAEAATRSSLTASATAR, from the coding sequence ATGCACTCGCTTCGCTTCTTTCATCTCATATTCATGGCGGGAATTGCGTGGGCCGCTGCGGCGATGGCCGGGCCGGCCAGCGCCGAAGAAGCCGGCAAATCCGTACGGCCGCAATTTGAATGCAACGCGCCGCAGGATGTCACACGGCTGGCGCATCCTTTGCCGCGGACCGGAAAGCGGCTCGCGGCTGGCGAGGCGCTGAAGATCGTCGCCATCGGCTCATCCTCGACCGCGGGCGCAGGTGCAAGCTCGGATGCAAATACTTATCCGAGTCGTCTGGCCACCGAGTTGAGGGGCATGTTTCCGCGTCAATCCATTGTCGTCGTGAATCGCGGTGTGAATGGCGACGAGGCGCGAGGAATGCTGGGCCGCTTTGAGAAAGAGGTGATTGCGGAAAATCCTGACCTCGTGCTCTGGCAGGTCGGCACCAATTCAGTGTTGCGTGACGATCCAATCGCACCGGCCGGCCGCTTGATCTACGAAGGATTGAACCGGCTGAAGGCCGCGGGCACCGATGTCATTCTGATCGACCCTCAGTTCGCCCCGATGGTTCTCGCGAAAGCGGATGTCGCCACGATGGTGGATTTGCTGGCGCATGCCGCCAAATCGCAGAACGTCGATCTGTTCCGCCGCTTCGCGGTGATGCGGCATTGGCGGCAGGTTTCGCGCATTCCGTTCGAGGTATTTATCTCGGAGGACGAACTGCACATGAACGACTGGAGCTATGGCTGCATCGCCAAGCTGCTGGCCAGCGCAATTGCGGAAGCGGCGACCCGTTCCAGCCTGACTGCAAGCGCCACCGCGCGGTGA
- a CDS encoding GDSL-type esterase/lipase family protein: MRKLILGLFFALFAAAPGVAQDSVISAAQADPCEVPGYMLLGDAKLEEVSKAVKERRQLNILVLGTGSSALSGGGAKAYPAHLEEVLRRRFPDITVNVVTAAKPRQKAAEMVGNLEKMLLDQKPDLVVWQTGTVDAIRGVDPDAFRDTLDEGIDAIHEAGADAVLMNMQYSPRTESMIQSGAYADTMRVVARDREIPLFDRLEIMRYWNDNGNFDLNTGTRDSAMAQKVHDCIGRALASLIVEAADLDRTKLNPTQ; this comes from the coding sequence ATGAGAAAGCTCATACTGGGCTTGTTTTTCGCGCTGTTTGCTGCCGCGCCGGGCGTGGCGCAAGATTCCGTCATATCGGCCGCGCAGGCGGATCCCTGCGAAGTGCCCGGTTACATGCTGTTGGGTGACGCGAAGCTGGAAGAGGTAAGTAAGGCGGTCAAGGAGCGACGCCAACTAAACATCCTTGTGCTAGGAACGGGTTCCTCGGCCTTATCCGGCGGCGGGGCAAAGGCCTATCCTGCCCATCTTGAGGAAGTGCTGCGGCGGCGGTTCCCGGATATCACGGTTAATGTGGTGACGGCGGCCAAACCCCGTCAAAAAGCTGCAGAGATGGTAGGGAACCTCGAAAAAATGCTGCTCGACCAGAAACCCGATCTCGTAGTATGGCAAACGGGTACTGTGGATGCCATACGCGGGGTGGATCCGGACGCATTCCGTGACACGCTGGATGAGGGCATCGATGCCATTCATGAAGCGGGCGCGGATGCCGTTCTGATGAACATGCAATACAGTCCACGCACGGAATCGATGATCCAGTCGGGCGCCTATGCGGATACGATGCGGGTTGTCGCGCGCGACCGGGAAATCCCACTTTTCGATCGCCTCGAAATCATGCGTTACTGGAACGACAACGGCAATTTCGATCTCAATACCGGCACCCGGGACAGCGCGATGGCGCAAAAGGTTCATGACTGCATTGGCCGCGCCCTGGCGTCGCTGATTGTTGAAGCCGCCGATCTCGATCGCACGAAGCTCAATCCGACCCAGTGA
- a CDS encoding OpgC domain-containing protein — protein MAPTMPTDRDLRLDLFRGIALWLIYLDHIPSNIVAWVTIRNYGFSDATEIFIFISGFTAAFVYGRAMRDYGFVVSGARILKRAWQIYVAHIFLFAIYLAQIAYVARSFQNPLYAEEMGVLDFLQQPDVTIFQALLLRFKPVNMDVLPLYIVLMVFFAPVLWLLLRNATVALAASVALYVATWEFGWNLPAYPAGVWFFNPFAWQLLFVFGAWCGVGGAERLKGLLRSRVTIIIAIAYLVFAFCITLTWHFPRLAPLVPKWLAEYIYPIDKTNLDVLRFAHFLALAAVTVHFVPRNWPALKLKWLRPAILCGQHSLEIFCLGVFLAFAAHFAKVEISGGIAMQIAVSALGILIMVAVAWLLSWYKTSTGRKGAARPKTPDADLAGGEA, from the coding sequence ATGGCTCCCACAATGCCGACGGACCGCGATCTGCGTCTCGATCTGTTTCGTGGCATTGCACTATGGCTGATCTATCTCGATCATATCCCGTCTAATATCGTCGCCTGGGTTACGATACGAAACTACGGTTTCAGCGACGCTACTGAAATTTTCATTTTTATTTCGGGATTCACCGCTGCCTTCGTATATGGCCGCGCCATGCGCGATTATGGGTTCGTCGTGTCCGGTGCGCGCATCCTGAAGCGCGCCTGGCAAATCTATGTTGCCCATATTTTTCTGTTCGCCATCTATCTGGCGCAGATCGCCTATGTGGCGCGCAGCTTCCAGAATCCTCTTTATGCCGAAGAAATGGGAGTGCTGGATTTCCTGCAGCAGCCCGATGTGACCATCTTTCAAGCGCTGCTGCTTCGGTTCAAGCCGGTCAACATGGATGTATTGCCGCTCTACATCGTGTTGATGGTCTTTTTCGCGCCGGTGCTGTGGTTGCTGCTGCGCAACGCGACGGTGGCGCTTGCTGCTTCTGTTGCGCTCTATGTCGCGACCTGGGAGTTCGGCTGGAATTTGCCGGCCTATCCCGCGGGCGTCTGGTTCTTCAATCCGTTCGCCTGGCAGTTGCTGTTTGTGTTCGGCGCGTGGTGCGGCGTGGGAGGCGCGGAGCGGCTGAAGGGACTGCTAAGATCACGCGTGACGATCATCATTGCCATCGCGTATCTGGTCTTTGCGTTTTGCATCACGCTGACATGGCATTTTCCCAGATTGGCCCCGCTGGTGCCGAAATGGCTCGCCGAATACATCTACCCGATTGATAAGACGAATCTCGACGTCTTGCGGTTTGCGCATTTCCTGGCGTTGGCGGCGGTTACGGTTCACTTCGTTCCCCGAAACTGGCCAGCCCTCAAATTGAAATGGTTGCGGCCCGCCATTCTGTGCGGGCAGCATTCGCTGGAAATTTTCTGCCTTGGCGTGTTTCTCGCCTTCGCCGCGCATTTCGCCAAGGTTGAGATTTCGGGCGGGATCGCGATGCAAATTGCGGTCAGCGCGTTAGGTATTCTTATTATGGTTGCGGTTGCATGGCTCTTGTCGTGGTACAAGACCTCGACGGGCCGCAAAGGGGCAGCCCGGCCGAAAACGCCGGACGCGGACCTCGCAGGAGGCGAGGCATGA
- the apaG gene encoding Co2+/Mg2+ efflux protein ApaG has product MYRAVTRNIEVTVLPRFLPERSAPDKGHFFWAYTIAITNLGRDAVQLMTRYWQITDAQGRVQEVRGAGVVGEQPVLEPGESFEYTSGVPLPTPSGFMTGSYGMVTGKGERFDIDIPAFSLDSTPSRTIN; this is encoded by the coding sequence ATGTACCGCGCCGTGACCCGGAACATTGAAGTCACCGTCTTGCCGCGATTCCTTCCCGAGCGATCGGCGCCGGACAAGGGTCACTTCTTCTGGGCCTACACGATCGCCATCACCAATCTTGGCCGGGATGCCGTGCAGCTAATGACCCGTTATTGGCAGATCACCGACGCACAGGGGCGCGTGCAGGAAGTCCGCGGCGCCGGTGTTGTCGGAGAGCAGCCGGTACTGGAGCCCGGAGAATCATTTGAATATACGAGCGGAGTTCCGCTGCCGACACCGTCCGGTTTCATGACCGGCAGCTACGGCATGGTGACCGGAAAAGGCGAACGTTTCGATATCGACATACCTGCCTTTTCGCTGGATTCCACGCCAAGCCGCACAATCAATTGA
- a CDS encoding Hsp33 family molecular chaperone, whose amino-acid sequence MKNIEIPTRTPATQSADDTILPFEVAALDLRGRAVRLGPAVDEILSRHDYPAPVASLLGEAIALAALFGSALKFDGRFILQTQTDGPVRMLVVDYATGGKVRACARFDKSRVASAIAEKKTSSAELLGFGHLAMTVDQGGDMSRYQGVVALEGEGLEEAAHEYFRRSEQIPTRVRLAVAEEFRSDQSDSLKHRWRAGGIMVQFLPKASERMRVADLDPGDAPEGMEKHVIVEDDAWVEGRSLVETVADIELIDPVLSTEELVYRLFHERGVRVFKNATVVAQCSCSRDSVEAMLRSFSQDDRDHMVENDKIAVTCEFCSQTYTFDPEDVREDGAGPVN is encoded by the coding sequence ATGAAAAACATAGAGATTCCGACCAGAACGCCGGCGACCCAGTCCGCTGACGACACGATCCTGCCATTCGAAGTGGCGGCGCTGGATTTGCGCGGCCGGGCGGTCCGGCTCGGCCCGGCGGTGGATGAGATCCTGTCTCGCCATGACTATCCCGCGCCCGTCGCCAGCCTTCTTGGCGAAGCCATTGCGCTTGCCGCATTGTTCGGATCGGCCCTGAAATTCGATGGCCGCTTCATTCTGCAGACCCAGACTGACGGTCCGGTGCGGATGCTTGTCGTCGACTACGCGACCGGCGGCAAGGTGCGCGCTTGCGCGCGCTTTGACAAAAGCCGCGTCGCTTCGGCCATCGCGGAGAAGAAGACATCTTCCGCAGAGTTGCTAGGCTTTGGCCATCTTGCCATGACCGTCGACCAAGGCGGCGATATGAGCCGTTACCAGGGAGTTGTGGCGTTGGAAGGCGAGGGCCTTGAAGAAGCGGCCCATGAATATTTTCGCCGCTCGGAACAGATACCGACGCGCGTCCGGCTCGCCGTGGCGGAAGAATTCCGTAGCGACCAAAGTGACAGTCTTAAACACCGCTGGCGCGCCGGCGGGATCATGGTGCAATTCCTTCCGAAAGCGTCGGAGCGCATGCGCGTGGCCGATCTCGATCCGGGCGATGCTCCCGAGGGAATGGAAAAACACGTGATCGTAGAGGACGACGCCTGGGTGGAAGGCCGTTCGCTGGTTGAGACCGTTGCGGATATTGAACTGATTGACCCCGTTCTCTCGACGGAAGAGCTGGTTTACCGGCTGTTCCACGAACGCGGTGTCCGTGTGTTCAAGAATGCAACCGTGGTCGCGCAATGTTCCTGCTCGCGCGACAGCGTGGAAGCGATGCTACGAAGCTTCTCGCAGGATGATCGCGACCACATGGTCGAGAATGACAAGATCGCGGTGACCTGCGAATTCTGCAGCCAGACCTACACTTTCGATCCCGAAGACGTGCGGGAAGATGGCGCGGGGCCGGTCAATTGA
- the argF gene encoding ornithine carbamoyltransferase translates to MSGSVRHFLDLIDIPSDELRGMIEQARAMKTARQSGTNVRPLAGQTLAMIFDKPSTRTRVSFDVAMRQLGGEAIVLTGQEMQLGRGETIADTARVMSRYVDVIMIRTLDHNIVDELAKYASVPVINGLTKRSHPCQVMADVMTFEEHRGPIRGRTVAWTGDANNVLASWMHAAERFEFLLKVASPPELKPKKWLLDWMKSSGAAIEIGEDPERAVKDADCVVTDTWVSMGDEQSQANRHNLLSRYQVNAKLMTKARPDAIFMHCLPAHRGEEVTDEVMDGRQSVVFDEAENRLHAQKGILTWCLNATM, encoded by the coding sequence ATGAGCGGCAGCGTGCGTCATTTTCTGGATCTGATCGATATTCCCTCTGACGAGCTCCGCGGGATGATCGAACAGGCGAGGGCGATGAAGACAGCGCGGCAATCCGGCACGAATGTACGGCCGCTCGCCGGACAAACCCTGGCGATGATCTTTGACAAGCCGTCGACGCGCACGCGGGTGTCGTTCGATGTGGCCATGCGGCAACTGGGTGGCGAAGCCATCGTATTGACCGGACAGGAAATGCAACTCGGCCGTGGCGAGACCATCGCCGATACGGCGCGGGTGATGTCGCGTTACGTCGATGTCATCATGATCCGCACGCTCGATCACAATATTGTCGATGAACTTGCAAAATACGCGTCGGTCCCGGTGATCAATGGTCTGACCAAGCGGTCGCATCCCTGCCAAGTCATGGCTGACGTGATGACATTCGAGGAACACCGGGGGCCAATCCGCGGGCGGACCGTCGCTTGGACCGGCGACGCCAACAACGTGCTGGCATCCTGGATGCACGCCGCGGAACGTTTCGAATTCCTGCTCAAGGTCGCCTCTCCGCCGGAACTGAAACCGAAAAAATGGCTGCTGGACTGGATGAAGAGTTCCGGCGCGGCTATCGAAATCGGCGAAGATCCGGAACGGGCGGTCAAAGACGCCGATTGCGTAGTCACCGACACATGGGTCTCGATGGGCGATGAGCAGTCCCAGGCTAATCGCCACAATCTGCTCAGCCGTTATCAGGTGAATGCCAAATTGATGACCAAGGCCCGGCCGGATGCGATTTTCATGCATTGTCTGCCGGCCCATCGCGGCGAGGAAGTCACGGACGAGGTGATGGACGGCCGTCAATCGGTGGTGTTCGACGAGGCGGAGAACCGCTTGCATGCGCAGAAGGGCATCCTTACTTGGTGCCTGAATGCGACCATGTGA
- a CDS encoding aspartate aminotransferase family protein, with product MSSHLLPTYARADLAFERGEGAWLITTNGEHYLDFACGVAVNVLGHAHPKLVAALTEQGQKLWHVSNLFRIPEAERLAARLCQNSFADTVFFANSGAEAMECAIKTARKFHAVNGHPERFRIITFEGAFHGRTLATLAAGGQKKYLEGFGPVAEGFDQLPFGDIELVKKSINDNTAAILIEPVQGEGGVRVVPPQFLKALRQVCDEQGLLLVLDEVQTGVGRTGELFAYQRSGITPDIMALAKALGGGFPIGACLATAEAAKGMTVGTHGSTFGGNPLAMSVGNAVLDVVLSDGFLENVRKISILFKQRLAELKDRYPTVISEVRGEGLLIGLRAVVPQGDLVNGLRAEKLLTVAAGDNVVRLLPPLIAGEAEVTEAIGMIDRACARLAQAQSSLKKDAVA from the coding sequence GTGAGCTCACACCTTCTACCGACCTATGCGCGTGCTGATCTTGCTTTCGAGCGGGGCGAGGGCGCCTGGCTGATCACGACCAACGGCGAGCACTATCTGGACTTTGCCTGTGGTGTGGCGGTCAACGTGCTCGGCCATGCACACCCCAAATTGGTGGCTGCGCTGACCGAACAGGGGCAAAAGCTCTGGCATGTCTCCAATCTCTTTCGGATTCCGGAAGCCGAGCGGCTTGCCGCGCGGCTCTGCCAAAACAGCTTTGCCGACACGGTCTTCTTCGCAAATTCCGGGGCGGAAGCCATGGAATGCGCGATCAAGACGGCGCGCAAATTCCATGCGGTGAATGGCCATCCGGAACGGTTCCGGATCATTACCTTCGAGGGGGCTTTCCACGGCCGCACGTTGGCCACGCTCGCCGCCGGCGGACAGAAGAAATATCTCGAAGGCTTCGGACCGGTGGCCGAAGGCTTCGATCAATTGCCGTTCGGCGACATCGAGTTGGTCAAGAAATCGATCAACGACAATACGGCGGCCATTCTGATTGAACCGGTGCAGGGCGAGGGCGGCGTTCGTGTCGTGCCGCCACAATTCCTCAAGGCCCTGCGGCAGGTCTGCGACGAGCAGGGACTCTTGCTCGTTCTTGACGAAGTGCAAACCGGCGTCGGTCGTACCGGCGAGTTGTTCGCCTATCAGCGCAGCGGAATCACGCCGGATATCATGGCGCTTGCAAAGGCGCTGGGTGGCGGCTTTCCGATAGGCGCCTGCCTTGCGACAGCGGAAGCTGCAAAAGGAATGACCGTCGGTACGCACGGCTCCACATTCGGAGGCAATCCTCTGGCCATGTCCGTCGGCAATGCAGTGCTCGACGTTGTGCTCAGTGACGGCTTTCTGGAAAACGTGCGCAAGATCTCCATCCTGTTTAAACAACGACTTGCTGAACTCAAGGATCGTTACCCGACAGTGATCTCGGAAGTGCGCGGCGAAGGCCTGCTGATCGGTTTGCGAGCAGTCGTGCCGCAAGGCGATCTGGTGAATGGACTGCGCGCTGAGAAGCTTCTGACTGTCGCGGCAGGTGATAATGTCGTGCGTTTGCTGCCACCACTCATCGCCGGCGAGGCTGAAGTCACGGAGGCCATCGGCATGATCGACCGTGCCTGTGCGCGGCTTGCCCAGGCACAATCATCTCTCAAGAAGGATGCCGTGGCATGA
- a CDS encoding GcrA family cell cycle regulator: MTIGWTDERVELLKKLWADGLSASQIAAELGGITRNAVIGKVHRLGLSGRAKSPSSATPRQRKPRQSHMLRVSRPAMRGNTALAYAYDYDVEAEPAPVENIIPLGQRRTLLELTEETCRWPIGDPATQDFYFCGGKSVAGVPYCSYHSRIAYQPPAARRDKRPVRG; this comes from the coding sequence ATGACGATCGGTTGGACGGACGAACGGGTGGAACTTCTGAAGAAGCTGTGGGCTGACGGCCTGTCGGCGAGCCAGATTGCCGCCGAGTTGGGCGGGATTACCCGTAATGCGGTCATCGGCAAGGTCCATCGCCTTGGCCTGTCTGGTCGCGCCAAGAGTCCCTCTTCCGCCACCCCACGGCAGCGGAAGCCTCGCCAGTCACACATGCTGCGGGTTTCGCGGCCGGCCATGCGCGGCAATACGGCACTCGCTTACGCCTATGACTACGACGTCGAAGCGGAGCCTGCCCCCGTCGAGAACATCATCCCTCTCGGTCAGCGCCGCACGTTGCTCGAACTGACGGAAGAAACCTGCCGCTGGCCCATCGGCGATCCGGCCACGCAGGATTTCTATTTCTGCGGCGGCAAGTCGGTGGCGGGCGTCCCTTACTGCAGCTATCACAGCCGCATCGCCTATCAGCCGCCGGCTGCACGCCGCGACAAACGGCCAGTCCGGGGCTAG